From the Nodularia sp. NIES-3585 genome, one window contains:
- a CDS encoding Fur family transcriptional regulator, whose product MTVYTSTSLKAELNDRGWRLTPQRETILHIFQELPQGEHLSAEDLYHRLESDGEGISLSTIYRTLKLMARMGILRELELGEGHKHYEINQPYPHHHHHLICVKCNATIEFKNDSILKIGSKTAQKEGFHLLDCQMTIHAVCPKCQRALMPL is encoded by the coding sequence ATGACTGTTTACACATCTACTTCACTCAAGGCAGAACTGAATGATCGAGGCTGGCGTTTAACTCCCCAGCGCGAAACAATTCTACACATTTTTCAAGAACTTCCGCAAGGTGAACATCTGAGTGCTGAGGATCTTTATCATCGACTAGAAAGTGATGGGGAAGGTATTAGTCTTTCTACTATCTATCGGACGTTGAAATTGATGGCACGCATGGGGATTTTGCGGGAGTTAGAACTGGGAGAGGGACATAAACATTACGAAATCAACCAGCCCTACCCCCATCATCACCACCATTTAATTTGTGTTAAATGTAACGCGACTATTGAGTTTAAAAACGACTCTATTTTAAAAATAGGCTCAAAAACTGCTCAAAAAGAAGGGTTTCACCTGCTGGACTGTCAAATGACAATCCACGCAGTTTGTCCTAAGTGTCAACGGGCGCTAATGCCTTTGTAG